The following are from one region of the Paenibacillus sp. JZ16 genome:
- a CDS encoding WbqC family protein, whose product MKVGIMQPYLFPYIGYFQLINCSDLFVIYDDVQYINRGWINRNRLLNKDQPFLFTMSLKKDSSTLNINERKFSEEFDNESKKLLKSLEYFYSKAPYFKDTMNLITDIFQFNTQNISEFISNHISKICKHLDIKTPLLLSSEINRDPSLKGEDAIIDIVSLLKGDHYINPIGGTNLYSKNQFDINGIQLSFLKTNGIRYPQFNNDEFVSNLSIIDVLMFNSKSEISELLLKYELFK is encoded by the coding sequence TTGTTCAGATTTGTTTGTCATATATGATGATGTTCAATATATAAATAGAGGATGGATCAACCGGAATAGATTACTAAATAAGGATCAACCATTCCTCTTTACAATGAGCTTAAAAAAAGATTCTTCAACCTTAAATATTAATGAAAGAAAGTTCTCGGAGGAGTTTGATAATGAAAGTAAGAAATTATTGAAAAGTTTAGAGTATTTTTATTCAAAAGCGCCTTATTTTAAAGATACAATGAATTTGATTACTGATATATTTCAGTTCAATACTCAAAATATTTCTGAATTTATTTCCAATCATATTTCTAAAATATGTAAGCATCTTGATATTAAGACTCCTTTGCTACTCTCGTCTGAAATCAATAGAGATCCTAGTCTTAAAGGAGAAGATGCCATTATTGATATAGTTAGTTTACTAAAGGGAGACCATTATATAAATCCAATTGGTGGAACTAATTTATATTCGAAAAATCAGTTTGATATAAATGGTATCCAACTTAGCTTCCTTAAAACTAACGGCATCAGATATCCACAATTTAACAATGATGAGTTTGTATCTAATCTTTCAATTATAGATGTTCTAATGTTTAATTCAAAAAGCGAAATAAGTGAATTGCTGCTTAAGTATGAATTATTCAAGTAG